In one Oryza glaberrima chromosome 2, OglaRS2, whole genome shotgun sequence genomic region, the following are encoded:
- the LOC127761430 gene encoding FCS-Like Zinc finger 2-like has translation MGRGGHTHFLDACFLCRKRLAGNRDIFMYRGDTPFCSEECRREQMEADAAAERTEKARRAGKLTRGAPSSRREVEGPQERGNSVRAGSILAL, from the exons atggggaggggagggcacaCGCATTTCCTTGACGCGTGCTTCCTCTGCCGGAAGCGGCTCGCCGGCAACCGCGACATCTTCATGTACAG AGGGGACACGCCGTTCTGCAGCGAGGAGTGCAGGCGGGAGCAGAtggaggcggacgcggcggcggagaggacggAGAAAGCCCGCCGCGCCGGGaagctgacacgtggggcccccTCCTCACGCAGGGAGGTGGAGGGCCCACAGGAGCGGGGCAACAGCGTCCGGGCCGGGTCCATCCTAGCCCTATGA
- the LOC127761429 gene encoding uncharacterized protein LOC127761429: MDFTSSYFHAFGNPDFAAVFSGGGSAQAIRPGTTTSSSGGAKAVNVGRGGAARQGTPSVFCVQDAEVEEAHHFLDECTLCRKGLAGDIFMYRGDTPFCSEECRREQIEMDRNRHRRKKQQYSPTAQAAAHHHRSERAPQRQLQPQR; the protein is encoded by the exons ATGGACTTCACCTCGTCCTACTTCCACGCCTTCGGCAACCCCGACTTCGCCGCggtcttctccggcggcggcagcgcgcagGCCATCCGGCCgggcaccaccaccagcagcagcggcggcgcgaaggcggtGAACGTTGgcaggggcggcgcggcgaggcaggGCACCCCGTCCGTGTTCTGCGTCCAGgacgcggaggtggaggaggcgcacCACTTCCTCGACGAGTGCACCCTGTGTCGCAagggcctcgccggcgacatcTTCATGTACAG AGGGGACACGCCGTTCTGCAGCGAGGAGTGCAGGAGGGAGCAGATCGAGATGGACAGGAACAGGCACCGGAGGAAGAAGCAGCAGTACTCTCCcacggcgcaggcggcggcgcaccaccaCCGATCAGAGCGCGCGCCCCAGCGTCAGCTGCAGCCGCAGAGgtag
- the LOC127764561 gene encoding FCS-Like Zinc finger 2-like produces the protein MEDYFYFSATLELEPAGNLESVSPSLSPRRTTSRDVDVAGELRGRHHHYLDACFLCGRMLAGNKDIFMYRGDTPFCSEECRQRQIDADDASEMMKKRAKKQPAAARGEQQPQRRQSPHGIPVWAR, from the exons ATGGAGGATTACTTCTACTTCTCCGCCACCTTGGAGTTGGAGCCCGCTGGCAACCTCGAGTCAGTCTCACCGTCGCTGAGCCCCCGGCGCACGACGTCCCgcgacgtcgacgtcgccggcgagctccgcgggcgccaccaccactacctcgaCGCCTGCTTCCTTTGCGGGCGGATGCTTGCCGGGAACAAGGATATCTTCATGTACAG AGGCGACACCCCGTTCTGCAGCGAGGAGTGCAGGCAGCGCCAgatcgacgccgacgacgcgtcggagatgatgaagaagagggCGAAGaagcagcccgccgccgcgaggggagagcagcagccgcagcggcggcagagCCCGCACGGCATCCCGGTCTGGGCCCGGTAG